Proteins encoded within one genomic window of Primulina eburnea isolate SZY01 unplaced genomic scaffold, ASM2296580v1 ctg813_ERROPOS5677299, whole genome shotgun sequence:
- the LOC140822411 gene encoding LOW QUALITY PROTEIN: uncharacterized mitochondrial protein AtMg00370 (The sequence of the model RefSeq protein was modified relative to this genomic sequence to represent the inferred CDS: substituted 1 base at 1 genomic stop codon): MIFQSFLLGNVVSLCMKIINSVVVVGLYYGFLTTFSIGPSYLFLLXAQVMEEGTEKKVSATTGFITGQLMMFISIYYAPLHLALGRPHTITVLALPYLLFHFFCNNHKHFFDYGSTTRNLYFIIFKILCFA, translated from the coding sequence ATGATTTTTCAATCTTTTCTACTAGGTAATGTAGTATCCTTATGCATGAAGATAATCAATTCGGTCGTTGTGGTCGGACTCTATTATGGATTTCTGACCACATTCTCCATAGGGCCCTCTTATCTCTTCCTTCTCTGAGCTCAAGTTATGGAAGAAGGAACTGAGAAGAAGGTATCAGCAACAACTGGTTTTATTACGGGACAGCTCATGATGTTCATATCGATCTATTATGCGCCTCTGCATCTAGCATTGGGTAGACCTCATACAATAACTGTCCTAGCTCTACCATATCTTTTGTTTCATTTCTTCTGCAACAATCACAAACACTTTTTTGATTATGGATCTACTACcagaaatttatattttattatttttaaaattttatgttttgcTTGA